From the Perca fluviatilis chromosome 11, GENO_Pfluv_1.0, whole genome shotgun sequence genome, the window CGGCTCCTGAAACCTCCTGAAACGTTCGTAAAGATGCTAAGTCCTACAGTATAATATAGCGTCCCTTGTCCTCTTCTGACTCTTGTAGATCTACCAGAGTGGAACTTCGATGGCTCCAGTACCTACCAGTGTGAGGGCTCCAACAGCGACATGTATCTGATTCCTGCTGCCATGTTCCGGGATCCATTCCGTAAAGACCCTAACAAGCTGGTCCTGTGTGAAGTGCTCAAGTACAACCGCAAACCTGCAGGTAACGAACACGTTCAGAAAACTATGTTGCCCTCTACAAAATAAAGTAACCGGACAATAAAACGTTAAAAAGGTGATGTAACTGTAGCAGAGAAGTGTTCCTTCTCAACAAGAGCAGATTTGATTGGTTTTAACAGTGCAAGGTGGGTGGGACATTACTTTTATAGGGAGAATAAAAGGGTAAAAAACACACTTAGATCAAGAAATGTCATGCTCAAAAATTATCTTGAGTATCTTTAATTGCTAATATGTTGAATAAAACAAGCATGCAATCTGACCTGAATGGGGCCACCCTCTATGGCTCCCCTCAAACAATTGAAAGATTAAGCCCTGCTATGTTGTATTCCTTGTTAAAAAGAATTACAGTTGCATGACTTATTGTGCACACACTTGCATGCTTTGACACAAGTTCACTAATTTGCATATGCAATTATTGTGCATACACACTGATGCAGGTATTTAGAAGTTGAGGCTTGTACATGTAGAAGTGGCAGCTGTATTGGTAAAGTAGCCCCTCACAAAAAAATTGTAGAGGACATTTAGATTAAAACTAAACTAtagttaaacaaataactgaatAACTATTGTACAGTTTCATATGCTATTAACGGTTTTGTCTTGAGGGGATATCCAACACTTTTATAGCTCTGGGACCCTAAAGCAAATTGGAAATTGTTGCAATACCTTCCATGTTGGAGACCAAATCACTACTTATATAATTTGCCTTGCCATTTAGATTACTACAGGAATGGTACTTTTGCAGAACTGGCTCAGGTAACTGGATTTTACTGTACTCGTGTCAGTCATCTTAtcgaattattttttttttctcctttttgcaGAAACTAACCTTCGACTCACATGCAGCAAGGTGATGGCGATGGTGGAGGACCAGCATCCTTGGTTTGGCATGGAGCAGGAGTATACCATTCTGGGCACAGACGGACACCCTTTTGGCTGGCCATCTAATGGTTTCCCTGGACCACAAGGTAAGCAGCTACTTTAAAGCTTTTGTGCATAGAAATGAATTCTTGTCTGGATGGtttgttttaatatttaaaatatttacagGTCCATACTACTGTGGTGTGGGAGCTGACAAAGCCTATGGCAGAGATATAGTGGAGGCCCATTACAGAGCCTGCCTGTATGCTGGAGTTGATATCTGTGGCACAAATGCAGAAGTGATGCCTGCTCAGGTAAAGATGAAATCCTAATCCACATTTGGACTTTAGACATTTTTATGGTGTTAACAGCCAGTTAAAAATTTGATTTTTATAATAAACTTTTGCATTTTCAGTGGGAGTTCCAGGTTGGACCTTGTGAAGGGATCAACATGGGTGATCATCTCTGGGTGGCACGCTTCATCCTGCACCGTGTCTGTGAAGATTTTGGCGTTGTTGCCTCATTTGACCCCAAGCCAATCACGGGCAACTGGAACGGTGCTGGCTGCCATACAAACTTCAGCACAAAAGAGATGAGGGAAGAAGGTGGATTAAAGTGAGTGTCGAAAGCATCATGGGGGTTGACTTGACAGCtctaccatgttttttttttttgcatacatgATTTAGAATTTCTGATGGGGAATCTTGTCATTTCTGCTTACAGAGCCATTGAAGATTCCATTGAGAAGCTTGGGAAGAGGCACAGCTATCACATCCGTTCCTATGATCCCAAAGGGGGGCTCGACAACGCCCGCCGTCTCACCGGCCATCATGAAACCTCAAACATCAACGAATTCTCCGCAGGCGTGGCCAACCGTGGCGCCAGCATCCGCATTCCTCGTAACGTCGGCCAGGAGAAGAAGGGCTACTTCGAGGACCGTCGCCCATCGGCCAACTGTGACCCGTACAGTGTGACCGAGGCCCTGATCCGCACCTGTTTGCTGAACGAGGAGGGAGATGAACCTACGGATTACTAAATCCACAACTCAGTGACTCTCTTCCACTGCCCTCACGACTTATCTTTTCTTTAAACTagtactgtatttttattttttctctccttctgaGATGATTTAACCTCCATTTTAATGGCTTAAAGTTGGCTGGTCAACTTAAAATGTGACAAGGAAATTTCCTTGGTAGATATGCGCTGGTAATGGCAGGGTATGTCTTTCCCCTCTTCTTTAGAAGGGAGTGGCTTTTGTAACACTGTTTTATAGCCCATGTCATATCTTTCCCTTTTCTGTTTGACTAAAATGAACTAAAGCATATGGATGCTGAAGAGTAGAGCTGCTAAGGCTGGACAGCATGTGTAACTTAATCATAAATCTGACTAGTTCATGTACTGTTAATATGTTGACCTGCATTTTTAATTATCCAGTCTTCAATATTACTAACTCTTGATATACGAAGTGTCTATATTTTAAATGGCAATGTTTGATGTCTTCAGTTTTCGACACACTGGGTCATCTTGTATGGTACATTTGTAGATGTCTGTACCCAGACTTATGTTGTCCAAATGTGGTGGATCTGTCCATAATGCCATTTGTAGATTTTCCTCAAGGAGTTTTATCCTTTTGTTAACTGCAATATTGTAATGCACCTGATTTGGTAAAAGATGTTTACTGGACCTGGTGTTTTTTATTGATGCatttaaaacttttatttttatcacaACAAAGCTGTATGACTCTTCACTTCAAAACTTACGATATAGCTTCggcaaatgtatttgttttccaAGAGCTGGGCAAGATCGATACCTCTATGCGATAAAtaagttagcttagcataaagactggaagttGTGAAAGGGCACCTTGAAAGTTTAGTGATTTAACACACATTTTGTTAGCTTCACACAGGCTAGCTGTTGCCCTTgattccagtctttatgctctGCCAGCTAGCTGGCTGCTGAAGTGGAGATCAACAATGGAGCTCAAAGCTCTTTCAAAACATGAATTCATAATGATGGAGCACACATCCCATAAAACTagtgcattttttttgttctaTTAAATTTGGTCTGTAGGTCTTGCACCGCAACGCTCACACTTGTAAAAGCTGTGCTGCTGGTGCCAGCATTTTACTGAAAGcagtaaacattaaaaaaaagaattgcacTTAAAGGTAACTCTAGTAAAGGCTCTGGCTGTGTGTTCTTTTGCCAAATGTTCTGATGTTTCAGTCTAGCTGATATCTTGGCAGGAGCTCAACAGCAGCTTTGTTCTGACTGGTCTTTAGGACCCTGTGGGAATTAACTGGAAACTAGTGTACTCACGAGACAAGTTCTACTCCTTCACTGCAACAGCCAGAAGCCAATGTTCCCAGAAGTGCTTGGTTGCGAAGTACACTGCACCACTGACTGAGAAACTACCATGTCTGCATCCTGTTAACTATAAAACAAACCAGACAAGCAAGTTGACACAGCAGGAATACATTTATGTTTGGGTACAGCTGTATGTGACATCTGGATTTAGTGTCAATTTCTACCAAAAGGAGCATATCAAGACAATTATTTTTAGTTGCATTTCTTACTTTTATAATCCAGGCAAAGTGCACCTTTAAAATGCTAATGCAGATGTTTCCTTAATTCctcagaatatatttatagtGCATGCAAATGATGTCTGTGACCAAGCTCTGCAGTCTATTAAACATATGTGCCAATTCAGCAGTATTTACGTCAGAGCTATCTTTAAGAAatagttgggagtgagaactgAATATAAACATTAGTGAAGGAATTATTTGTTTCCTATACCAACAGAACAGGGAGACATTCCAACCACATGTCTTCACAAGAAGCACTTCACATCCTCATTTCACGGGACATAAACATGTACTTGGTGTCCTACTCGGGGGAAGGGTAACAAAAGTTTTCTTGCTTTGAGACCTTTCCCCTACATCCCGACTGCCCTCACAACAGCACGTTAGTCAGCTCACTGATTGGCTTTGCCAGGAACAAGTTAACCAATCATAAAGCTAAGGGGCAGGTTGAGTCCTTTTTTAGAGGATGTTGGCTGTCCTAAAACCAACACAAGTCTAACTTTGTTTTGGTGTTCCAGTAATCTGAAACCTCTCTAGCCCTTCAACATTGTTTTGTGCCTGCATTTGCAGGTTCCTAGAGTTTGTGTAAGGTTTTCAAGTAAAAACATGTGGTAAAGAATGCAAGGTTTGGAGAACAGCTTTACAGGTATGAGGAAACAGCTATGCTTTAATACTTAATATGGAATGCAAAACATAATTCCAAAGTAATCTCTATGTACAATGGGGCTAAATCTTCTTTGTCcatatttctatttttgtcTACATTCATGCAGAAGCTGTTGTGCAGTACAGCTAGGAAATAGTGTAAGAATAGTGGAGAAAATGCAGTTAAACTCCCTCCCCCACACATGCACTAATTCTTACCATGAACCAAAAACAGAACTAAAACAGACCCACATCCAAAAACTCCATCCACTAACTGCTACACACAATTACAGATTGTTGATTTGAAGAAGGCCTGAGGGCCAAAATGTCATCAGAATAAATAGCGATATACATATGGAGTCAGAGTGTGCAACACATGTGTCTTATTTTCAAGTCTATCTCCAGTGATCAGCATCTCACGACACCCATTTGTGTGCGTTACTTTTCCcatttatatttcatttttttctttttcccaacCTTCCCACTAATCCCACTTGTGCCATTATTTTCTTTATCCCTTTTACCATATGGATAGTCAAAACATTACCAAAAGGCCATTAACCTTAATCACTCCTAATCATGTTTCCATTTCTATATCTGGAAACTGTATGGATCTGTTATATCCAGTTCTTATTTAACACACACTTGAGTGTTAAATAAGAACTGTGAAAAGCACCTAATGACATTCAGTCACCGTCTTAACTCCCTTCCACTTCCTCTTTTCAAAGCTCAATTAGGGGGCTTCTATTTGCATGCAGAATCCAAACCACCTTCCGCCTGGGAAGCTCAAACGATGGGGAGACACTGGACAAAGGATGGAGAGGGATGCTGCCCTGTTGCTATGACAACCACCAGAATGTACAGGCTGGATCATGGTGGTTCTTGTGTGGAgtgggagaggaaaaaaaacacatgttaCGTAAGGAGGGAAAATACATGAAATGGGGTCTCATAAATGGAGCTGCACAATAACCCTCTGGCTAAACACAACATTAAGATGCTAGTCAGTTAGCATGCACTCGAACTATGGCACCAAGCATCGCAAATGCCCTCCAactttgtaaattttttttacatattacatattaaaaataatgactGACATTTTGGTAATCTAATGTAAAAACAGCACAtggaactgcaaaaaaaaacagcacgtGCACAGAGTAAGTATTATCTTTAGGATGTGGCTTTGCTGTGCATGTGGGCTACAGTATGATTCTCTTCACTGAAGCTGTGTTGTGTAACACATCATACTAGCTCAAACCAGTACTGGCTCTTCTTGCTACAGTGTGCAACAGAGGAAAGGAGCTCTGCAGTAAAGTGTTCCCAAGGACGAGGGGATgataaaatgtacaaaacaGCTTAGAAAGGAAATTGTAGTTTGTTGTCAAGTGCCAAAAACTGCTTAAGAAAACTGCAAGAGATGGAGAGGAAATGTCAGTGAAGGACAGAATTGTCTCATTGCTAATTTCTTTGCAGTATAATCCTATTAAAGagggaaaaaacaacaagatgAGTTTGGGAATATCTGAAGGGGTTttgaattattatatataacaaTTATGACAAACCTGTTTTCATTATGTTTTTTCTTGCTCTTTATGTGATTTCATCAATAACCAAAACTTCTTTTCTTAAAACAACCTTTCTTGCAGATCCCTCACGCACAAAATATTCACTCTCACGTGCGTTTACACAACAGGGGAAGCTGATCACACATTCTCGTGTTAGCCTTTGCAACCCATGTGCTAACACAGCGCTGTCAGCAGGGGCATAGAATACCAAGCTGCTGCATGTTTACATCCACGGTGTGGTCACATATTCAAACGGTTTGGTGTTttcacacagacagatgttgtGCCCTTACTCGAGGCATCCTGATTGGCTGAGCACTCTGGTGTGATTGGGCTGATGCTAGATCCCCTTTAGCTACTCACGGTTACCTGCGCCATGATTGGTCACGCCGTTACGTATGACACAGTGACACAGTTTTGACTGTGCAGCTGCAGCACAGACACAGCTATGTGCCTTTGTTTCTTTCACAGCCGATGGATAGTCGAATCAGATGaaagtgtgttgttttgtgtagtGTGGCAAATGAAGTTTTATAGAAAACAATGATTTTAGCATTTGAAATGTATTCATAGCCTGCttttgcaagtaaaaacggtgtAGTTGTGGAGTAAAGAACAGACAGAATCTGCTTAGTTATTTATAAACCAAAGCAATGTCCACATTTAAAGCACTAGGGATTATAACCCTCTGACAGAAAAAGGTGGTGTCATACTTGACCTACTTGGTTTTCTGTATCTAAATTCTTTGCACttgagaaaacatttatttttgcacAAGCATCCAGCATTGCTAAAATGTTTCTTTGTTCTAAATTGACACTTAAAAGATATGCATCCACTCTCGTACATAACTCCTGGGAGGACAAGACAAGTGAtgaaattttttaaataaaatgtgctttgacatttttgctCACAAACTGTTCTGGTCACAAACTGTTCTGTTCAGTTTCACCAACATTCAAACATTTCACACTTCAATGACTTGAATAGTAAGCAGGGTGAATGGCCAGATGCCAGTACTCGTGTGACACTAAACACACAAGAagtgctcccccccccccaaaaaaaagcctCCTGCTGATTTATCTGCAAGGGTTGTTCGTTCTTTAACACACAAAACAGTGGGTGACCTGCAGACCCCAAAACATTTCAATTTCATAATGAGGCATGCAAAACACATCCATGTCCTAACAGTTTTGCTAGTACACTCTGTCCTGTATGTTCGTAGTGAAAAAAAACTGATCTAATATGAAACTTTATTGCTTTATGTGGGGACACTGGAGCACTGCATCAGCAGACAGTAAACATATAAAAGAAGACATGCAAAATATGAAAATGCACTGTGAGGGAAGCTGTCATTGATCATGCTGTATTTTCCTTACAATGTAACCTTTGAATGAAATCGCATTTGACCAGATGTATGCAATTCGGTTAAACTTCCCTTGTATTTGATCATGTTGAATCCTTTACAATAGAACCTTTGACTGAATGAATATTGGCTTGATTGCATAAACTCCCACCTGAATGTAATCACAATACTCTCACCTCTGGCCAATGAGCTTTTTGTCTCGAGAACAAAGCCATGCAAAACAATAAGTGAAAGAAACAACCCTGccaatgaaagagagagaacatgATCCTATCAGTGTGCATATTACAAACTAACCTTTGTCTTGTGTACCATGCTCCGACCCTTAAAAGTGTGACAATACTGTAAGAGATTTTTGACTTGTTCCTTGTTGTCAGAATCAGATTACAAAATTGCCACGACGTGCACTGAAGAATTCATaatttttatataataaaaaaaacataaatatataccaaATTCAATTATTTTCATAAAGATTTGTACTTTGACTGAAGCCTGATCACACATGATCAAAAAATAGGTGCATTttctaataaaaagaaaaaaggttaacAGATGTTGTTAAACTTGGTAAAATCAAGCTTTCTTTGATTAGTTTCatacaaaaaaagtttttatatgAATCAAGCAGATTAAAAGAAGGGGGAATATAATGCTATTGGATTCATGTATAAGCTTAAGATGAATACCATGTTGGGGATTTTCAGCAGGAGAAAGAAGTCATGTTTCTTCTGCGTAATGCTAACAGCTGCCTCTCACATGGCAGCCATTATACTGAAGGCTCTTCAAAAGATTGACCCACAAACAAGTCAACGTTCTGGGTCAACTTCAGCAGTGAATGGACACTTCTGCCAGATCCTTAAGGAACAACACCATCTTCACATGAGTCAAACATAAATTCCAGCACACCAAAAgcaccctctctcacacccactCTTAGCATTAGTCACACCTCTACACACCTTTTTAAAAGGTAAGTAAAAGTTGAATGGCACCACACCACCAGTTAGGTAACATACTCAGCACTTTGTGCGTCATGTAAAATCTACTTGCTAACCCTTAGGCTCACCAACAGTTAACAGGAAGATTATAGATTCCCCAAAACGTGCACTGTACAACAATGTTGCAATATCTGATAAGGAAACCATTTGAGGAGTTTGGAGAGGAACCATCTCTATGGTGTAACTGCTAAGAACTCATCCACATCTGAAACATGACAAGGAGCCCCAACTAGACACAACTGGTTTAATCTTTAACagtgtgttgtattttttaaacttgTTATAACCCATAACTACAGCTAGAAGTATAAAGTGGACATGCCCCAAaactgtaggcctacttaagaacagtacttgagtaaatgcagtAATGGGGTTTTTCCTTTGGCCGTGCCGAGCCAAACAATGCCGTGCTGATTTGCGTTTCCATTACTAGTTTTAGCGGGCTGAGCCGCGCCTGGACCTTTCTagtttagtttacttaagtTTACATTTGTACACACTTGTCTAGTGTCGTCAGGTATGCCGCCAGTGTGACTGGGTCAGACAGTGAGACTTCATCAAATTAGCCAGTCACATGCAAGTAGGAACCAATAAAATCAGTATGGTTGTGTTTTTTATAGCTGCTGTGGTAGCAGAAGTGAACAATAAAGACATGATTTGATGCAGATTGCATTTGTCATGAGACAGATTTCCACACTTTTAACCATAGTGAATGAACAGACTCTGGCTTTCAGACACATTCATCTCAGCTCCTTCAGGTGCAGTGTTTAAACTGCGCTGGGTCCTGTTTTGCTCCTGTctcttaaggccctgacacaccaacccgtctggcgaggtcggtgactcgagtctgttcggtgtgttccgtgctgtCATCCGTCGGAGGGGCCGTCAGCCTTCACTTTGGCCAACCTGACTTGCTtggtcggagggcgggcagtcggactcaatgaccaatctgatcgGTGGAGttctagcccttgactagcgaatcagtgtaCTTATGTTAGCGTGATGAACGGCTCTCAAAATCTgaagaaaatcttttaaactgacctttgtcgatctgaaatgaagacagattcagcgactgcatggcctatttcttgcttacatttttttcagaaacacgtttcggtgaactatcttcataaaatatgagatcgtattctgaatgagctgccATTATGCTCGGTTGTaaaaatccgggagcagccagacccacgttacgcattcgtccaatcagctgctggttttcattttttgggcaacaatagagattagcgccgcctgctgttatggagacgtattacgtctcgcgcacgcgcagaacatacgctcaagtcggcgtcgcttcggtgtgttccgaggcacttttttgaccaactcgggagACTAACCTTTCCTCTTGACGGTTGGCTGTCGGGTTGGTGTATCAGGGCCTTTACTTCCCTAAGTGGACACATGAGACATGTCTAGTTTTAATACATTGGCTTTCCTCTTTATAATGAGACCCATcatcaaaatgaaaatgttaatgGCAATTATCTACATGtgccagaggatgaatcctaaggACATTTGTGATCATTTGACGTTCTGTCAGGAGGGCAAATAATAAGTAATAACAATGAGGTCATGACTATATACTGGAAAAGAAATACACAAAGTATGTCTCATGAGGGAGTGTGTGGCTTCAGGGCTAATTTGAAATTATCTTGTAGGATTAAATTGACACACCCAGGTACAATGTATTGGTAGGATGGAACAGGGTGGGAAATAGGGGCTATATAAAAAATTGCAGGGTTTAAATTGTATGCTCTGATCAGACCTGCTTGAGCAAACCAGTTGTGTATGTAGCTAAAATCTATGACAACAGACAACTTCACTAGGGAATACCTTGACTTTCAATTTTCACTGCTCAAGATTTAAAAGCTTACTCAGTATATCTGCCTTTCATGTTAATATGTCTCTGGATATTGGTGGCTAACATAGGTTGCACAAACGCCTGCTCAGTCAGACATCTTTTCTgtcttcatgttttttttcccgtttttttttatcttgaaaTGTCTACATTTGTATTCAGACGAGATATGTGTAAGTTTGGTTAATTTATTTGATGTGATGACAGAACAACATAAGTTATCAGTATACTTTCTTTCAATGATTTGCTTCCTAACATGTTTGCTTTACttcttttttcaattttcaaagCTGATTTCTTCCACACagatttttgtttaataaaactCTCAACAGAATTTGGGTCAGTTTAGCAGTTGAGAGCTATAAAGATACACgcaaacacaaacaccacacacacacacacacacacacaatcataacACTAGAGTCTGATTCTGTGATATCATCGGCCATAAGCTCAATAATTTGATTAGGTAGATTATACAGTATTATTCTGTATCTGTGGTACTGCTTTCtagtttaaaaaagaagaagaaatgagaTGGATTTACTGCCAGAAACATTATAGTGGATATATTTTACACTCTGAATATAAATATAGTGCATTATGGTGGAAATAGGGAGTGATATAGTGTTTGTGATTCCTTTAAAGGTTAGGTATCTTCACACAAACAGCAGAAGTACCGTTGGATGTGAAAATAATGGCTTTACCACATTTACAAAATGCCTACCTATAATAAttatagtagtagtatagtagtacGAGTAGAAGTAGTTCCTGATATCTGAATGTTGTAAAAACACAGTTGACTCATACTTGTGTAACTCTTCTGTACTTCCTGGTGACTACTATTGTATTTCTACTGTGGCTTGTCAACACTTACGTATGAGGAAATAAAAGTAATCCAAAAAAAATAGGGAACTAACAAACACAAGAACCTAGGAGCTGACATGATTAGAGAAAGTAAAAACTTCCTAAATCTTTCTTGAATGCAAATGATCAAAGGCATTATTTCTTCCATACAGCTTAACTATAACCCTCCCCCACACTGCTGCCATGTCACTGCACCACACAGTACACAAACAAGGTACTGCCTGTCCTGAGGATATTACAGTaataagacagaacagacaCTAAGGCAAACAACCTGGGTAAAGTCCAGTGTTGGTTATGGTGAACAGGCAGAACAGAGTAAAAACCCAACTGCTTTGTCTTCCTTTGTTCATCCATCCATGTGCTTCTAGTCCTGACCAGCTAAGACAGGAGATGCCTGTTTGTCGTTTCCCCATTGAACACCTCTCAGTATTGTTTATAGGCCTGACAAAGGGAATGCTTATTCTTCCAGGATTCATGTTGACCTGATTTTCACCGCCCttttagcacacacacatgtgcgcaCATTGATGCTACAATGCACACACATGTCTCTGGCAACATGAAGCCCCGCCATGTTAGGCTGTGTTTATAAAGTAAGCTCATGAAAAGGAACTTACCACTGCAGGGACAAACCTACAATGTCAAAGTGTTTCTATGTCTGATCTGAGTCTTGATAAGAGTTACAAGAAATATCACAGATAGGTTGAAAACAAAGTGAGATTACACACTGTATTGATTTAATCTTGCTGTTTGATTTGGCTTTGAAACGCAGATATGGCAGGTTAATGTTACGTAAAATGACGTGGGTTGGGTGATTGGGTGTGGTACAGATGGATGATGTGACTTTGTGATGTTAAAGGATTAAATGTTCATCAAAGTAGCTGACCACTGGCAAAAAAAGAGCCAAT encodes:
- the glula gene encoding glutamate-ammonia ligase (glutamine synthase) a, whose translation is MATSASATLSKAVKQQYMELSQGDKVQAMYIWIDGTGEGLRCKTRTLDFEPKSIEDLPEWNFDGSSTYQCEGSNSDMYLIPAAMFRDPFRKDPNKLVLCEVLKYNRKPAETNLRLTCSKVMAMVEDQHPWFGMEQEYTILGTDGHPFGWPSNGFPGPQGPYYCGVGADKAYGRDIVEAHYRACLYAGVDICGTNAEVMPAQWEFQVGPCEGINMGDHLWVARFILHRVCEDFGVVASFDPKPITGNWNGAGCHTNFSTKEMREEGGLKAIEDSIEKLGKRHSYHIRSYDPKGGLDNARRLTGHHETSNINEFSAGVANRGASIRIPRNVGQEKKGYFEDRRPSANCDPYSVTEALIRTCLLNEEGDEPTDY